One window from the genome of Oncorhynchus gorbuscha isolate QuinsamMale2020 ecotype Even-year linkage group LG14, OgorEven_v1.0, whole genome shotgun sequence encodes:
- the LOC123995806 gene encoding secretory phospholipase A2 receptor-like: MTLLLLLLSAGVCCTAALSRLKQFHLIERSLNWTEAQDICRENYTDLVTLYNREESEQLKQLMASQCSYKAWIGLHRTEHSLKWSNGDTVNDTAWSPLPSPCTEPTCAAILKDNTTWKNCKEQKYFMCYREGSGDSFLIEQNMTWYEAQSYCRENYTDLVSIRNEGQKEEVKNKGMNNISSYWIGLLYDDWEWSDGGRSAYRDWSTVYVPNVYYPIAGLNHTVLYQTLKGILTVGNGGYEGCTLCSEVRIHNIGERKSWEQALDYCKKNYHGLLRIETEEDLEVIKQKFNGTDFTGPVWVGLRQSRLFGFWVWSNGLPVGWSNWEGDRQPEQPLSNHCGAMAMEEGYKWSDQDCLSKLYFICEE; this comes from the exons ATGACACTTCTCCTGCTCCTACTCTCAGCCG GTGTATGCTGCACAGCCGCACTCAGCCGCCTCAAACAGTTCCATCTCATTGAAAGGAGTTTAAACTGGACAGAAGCACAAGACATCTGCCGGGAGAACTATACCGACCTCGTCACTTTGTACAATCGGGAGGAATCTGAGCAGCTGAAACAGTTAATGGCATCTCAATGCAGCTATAAAGCCTGGATAGGTCTCCATCGCACAGAGCACAGTCTGAAATGGTCCAATGGAGACACTGTTAATGACACTGCATGGTCACCACTTCCAAGCCCGTGCACAGAGCCAACGTGTGCAGCCATACTCAAAGATAATACAACATGGAAGAATTGTAAAGAGCAGAAATACTTCATGTGTTACAGAGAAG GGTCTGGTGATTCCTTCCTGATTGAACAGAACATGACCTGGTATGAGGCTCAGAGTTACTGCAGGGAGAACTACACTGACCTGGTCAGCATCAGGAACGAGGGACAGAAGGAGGAAGTGAAGAACAAAGGGATGAACAACATCTCTTCTTACTGGATCGGCCTCCTGTATGATGACTGGGAGTGGTCTGATGGAGGGAGATCTGCCTACAGAGACTGGTCCACAGTGTATGTTCCAAATGTATActatcctatagcaggactgaaTCACACTGTTCTTTACCAGACTTTAAAAGGTATACTCACAGTGGGAAATGGAGGTTATGAAGGATGTACACTCTGCTCTGAAG TTCGCATCCACAATATTGGAGAAAGAAAGTCTTGGGAACAGGCTCTGGACTACTGCAAGAAGAACTACCATGGACTGCTGCGTATTGAGACAGAAGAAGACCTGGAGGTGATCAAGCAGAAGTTTAATGGGACTGATTTTACTGGTCCTGTGTGGGTGGGTCTGAGACAGAGCCGTCTCTTTGGGTTCTGGGTCTGGTCCAATGGGCTGCCAGTGGGGTGGAGTAactgggagggagacagacaaccTGAACAGCCTCTGTCCAACCATTGTGGTGCCATGGCAATGGAGGAGGGATACAAGTGGAGTGATCAGGATTGTCTGTCCAAACTCTACTTTATTTGTGAAGAATAA